One genomic segment of Paenibacillus durus includes these proteins:
- a CDS encoding restriction endonuclease subunit S domain-containing protein, translating into MKKAIVNLFSLANSDSLRLCYTEELPVTKHPLVKLMDCLESFESGSRPEGGIVYLEDEDCALSLGGEQIGIDGSVDLSRMPLVPLHFYENSDKGKVLTRDILICKDGALTGKSCFVTDVFPVKEVMVNEHVYIFRGNGRLNQKILFHLIRSQFVQLQIKDLAYRKKGQPGLNTDHLTKIVLPDLNPNLQDKLLKFIESLEYSINQLKSTKCSKYEVINKVFSTKFNLNTEEQLSIDSGKKLNVNLSNICINNDNLRVSFRWNKMQNIQRNLYKNINCIDLLGNYIINTNNGWSPESIEGGEGIPVLGQEHFSFEGRLNIDPTKSTIETKKNIDSFFIRQGDFFVSRGNTVDLVALASIVESEVNQDIIYPDLYIKVELNEKLINKKYLALVFNSFIGRLYFKYVSKGKNQTMVKISSSELSNFLLPIPQHDIQIEIVNSIEKQIDAQREIEKKIEDKKKELSQLIEKVILN; encoded by the coding sequence GTGAAGAAAGCAATAGTAAACTTATTTTCGTTAGCGAACAGTGACAGCTTACGTCTTTGTTACACAGAGGAATTACCTGTAACAAAGCACCCACTAGTTAAGTTGATGGATTGCCTTGAGTCTTTTGAATCAGGTAGTAGACCTGAAGGAGGTATAGTTTATCTAGAGGACGAAGACTGTGCACTGAGTCTGGGTGGTGAGCAAATTGGTATCGATGGGAGTGTTGATTTATCGAGGATGCCTTTGGTTCCACTTCATTTTTATGAAAATTCAGATAAAGGAAAAGTATTAACTAGGGATATCTTGATCTGTAAAGATGGAGCTTTAACAGGGAAGTCTTGTTTTGTTACCGATGTATTTCCAGTAAAAGAGGTAATGGTTAACGAACATGTTTATATCTTTAGGGGGAATGGACGACTAAATCAAAAAATACTTTTTCATCTAATCAGAAGTCAATTTGTCCAGCTTCAAATAAAGGATCTCGCATACCGTAAGAAGGGTCAACCAGGATTGAACACAGACCATCTAACAAAAATTGTGCTACCTGATTTAAATCCAAATCTTCAAGATAAATTATTGAAGTTCATTGAATCTTTAGAGTATTCTATAAACCAATTAAAATCTACTAAGTGCAGCAAATACGAAGTGATAAATAAAGTTTTTTCAACAAAGTTTAATCTTAACACTGAGGAACAGTTATCAATAGATAGTGGTAAAAAATTAAATGTGAATCTAAGCAACATTTGTATTAATAATGATAACCTACGTGTTAGTTTTAGATGGAATAAAATGCAGAATATACAAAGAAATCTTTATAAAAACATTAATTGTATTGATTTGCTTGGGAACTATATCATAAATACGAATAATGGATGGAGTCCTGAATCAATTGAAGGTGGGGAAGGTATTCCAGTACTAGGTCAAGAACATTTTAGTTTTGAGGGTAGATTGAATATTGACCCAACAAAATCAACGATAGAGACAAAAAAAAATATTGACAGTTTCTTTATTCGTCAAGGGGATTTTTTTGTAAGTAGAGGAAATACTGTTGATTTAGTTGCTCTCGCAAGTATAGTTGAATCTGAAGTAAACCAGGATATTATTTACCCGGATTTATATATTAAGGTAGAATTAAACGAAAAATTGATAAATAAAAAGTATTTGGCGCTGGTATTTAACTCTTTTATAGGGCGACTTTATTTTAAATACGTTTCAAAAGGTAAGAATCAAACTATGGTAAAGATTTCTTCAAGTGAACTATCAAATTTTTTATTACCAATCCCTCAGCATGATATACAAATCGAAATTGTAAATAGTATTGAAAAGCAAATAGATGCTCAGAGAGAGATTGAAAAGAAAATAGAAGATAAGAAAAAAGAGCTAAGTCAGCTAATAGAAAAAGTAATTCTTAATTAG
- a CDS encoding IS3 family transposase (programmed frameshift) — protein sequence MPTSRRTFTPEEKARIVLEILREEKSISQLASEEGIHPNVLNRWKNEATQNLAQLFVDDRKGITKMKKEYEQQIEDLYAEVGKLTTQLSWLKKKNLADNLSRAERLLLVEYGNAELSIQTQADLLSLNRSSLYYKPVPPSPEEIRLKHRIDELYTRHSFMGYRTIAAIMNREGDAIHPNTVRRYMREMGIMAIFPGPNLSKRDLQHRIYPYLLRKLPITAPDQVWSVDITYIRMKQGWMYLYAVMDWYSRFIVDWQLDQSLEIDFVLETMKRALARRVPSIVNSDQGSHFTSPKYIDLLKEKEIRISMDGKGRATDNIVIERFWRSLKYNEIYINEYGSPRETRQGVGGYIHLHNHYLPHQSLQNHTPAAVYNQEVMLSST from the exons GTGCCAACATCAAGACGAACATTCACGCCGGAAGAAAAAGCACGAATTGTACTGGAGATTCTAAGAGAAGAAAAGTCCATTTCGCAGCTGGCTTCGGAAGAAGGAATCCATCCCAATGTGTTAAATCGCTGGAAGAATGAAGCGACTCAAAATCTGGCTCAGCTCTTTGTAGACGACCGGAAAGGGATCACGAAGATGAAAAAAGAATACGAGCAGCAGATCGAAGACCTCTACGCCGAAGTGGGTAAACTGACCACCCAATTGTCGTGGCTCAA AAAAAAAAATCTGGCCGATAATCTCAGCCGTGCCGAACGGTTGCTCCTCGTCGAGTATGGGAACGCTGAACTTTCCATTCAAACGCAGGCGGACTTGCTCAGCCTGAATCGTTCCAGCCTGTATTACAAGCCGGTCCCTCCCTCCCCGGAGGAAATTCGCCTCAAGCACCGGATTGACGAGCTTTACACCCGCCATTCGTTTATGGGTTACCGGACGATTGCGGCCATCATGAACCGGGAAGGGGATGCTATTCATCCCAACACCGTACGGCGGTATATGCGGGAAATGGGGATCATGGCGATCTTCCCCGGTCCTAACCTGAGTAAGCGAGACCTACAGCACCGGATCTACCCGTACCTGCTGCGTAAGCTGCCGATTACAGCGCCGGATCAGGTCTGGAGTGTCGATATTACCTATATCCGCATGAAACAGGGCTGGATGTATCTGTATGCCGTCATGGACTGGTATTCGCGCTTCATTGTGGACTGGCAACTGGATCAAAGTCTGGAAATTGACTTTGTCCTGGAAACCATGAAACGCGCCTTGGCCCGTCGTGTTCCGTCCATCGTGAACAGCGACCAGGGCAGCCACTTCACCAGTCCCAAGTACATTGATCTGCTCAAGGAAAAGGAGATTCGGATCAGCATGGACGGGAAGGGCCGAGCGACAGACAATATTGTCATTGAGCGCTTTTGGCGCAGCCTAAAGTACAACGAAATTTACATCAACGAGTATGGCAGTCCAAGAGAGACCCGGCAGGGTGTAGGAGGATATATCCATTTGCATAATCACTACCTGCCTCATCAGTCCCTGCAAAACCATACGCCGGCTGCTGTGTATAACCAGGAGGTCATGCTTTCATCCACATAG
- a CDS encoding SMI1/KNR4 family protein encodes MELDELIAFIHEHSDDTDFTGGIPDADIEKIERELKVEFPQSYKWFLNNYGSGGLFGVDILGYGKSSIPSVVSNTERLRNLGLPPEYIVIENCEEFFYCIDAGTLLDGDCPIISWDRVAGFSGKRADNFYDFLSNRLSEAKENWDEDF; translated from the coding sequence TTGGAACTTGACGAACTGATAGCTTTTATTCATGAACACTCTGACGATACTGATTTTACTGGTGGAATCCCCGATGCGGACATCGAAAAAATCGAACGGGAACTAAAGGTTGAGTTTCCGCAAAGCTATAAATGGTTCTTGAACAACTATGGCTCGGGTGGCTTGTTCGGTGTAGATATACTAGGTTATGGGAAATCTTCAATTCCTTCTGTAGTTTCAAATACTGAAAGGCTTCGTAATCTCGGACTACCACCTGAATACATTGTCATTGAAAACTGTGAAGAATTCTTTTATTGCATTGATGCAGGGACTTTATTGGATGGTGATTGTCCAATTATATCATGGGATAGAGTGGCAGGATTCAGTGGGAAACGAGCAGATAACTTTTATGATTTCTTATCCAATAGACTCAGTGAAGCTAAAGAGAACTGGGATGAAGACTTTTAA
- a CDS encoding HNH/ENDO VII family nuclease: MNVSPTALLTYQHLNFVWPYGDVRLNQIEMTHELGEHAKLWITGRIQPDQEEAIISRASSTDEIELWYTDTRGQHPLFLGQLYSVEIEHLHQEIQVTIQVISHSFKLDTELKNRSFQQVNQQYVDIIDAMLADYSGSDKLDEAFGNQTTNQFIMQYQETDWSFLQRLASHAGAMLLPNITAHRIQIWIGIPEARRQIALEDAPFRMWRRISSYFNHAANGRTPTSASDYTGYTFEWPEILQPGDEIKRSNLTYVITKRTGTMTSGVMTWLYECALPQGVTVAKTYNQTLIGAAIEGKILEVSRNQVRLHLDMDDQQDPTDAQWFPYSAEGNQVWYLMPEKGAQVKLYFPTADEDDAMVIQSVRTTPSHAAALPSPPSHTIQGAATETPAKRHNRKMADPGVKSFANPQGKEVSLGNSELNISAQEGSLYISMNTGHGVTLQSTQNMLIQATGSLSLSAGSILLKGTDSLHLNTTTDALDLEEGVNNLSSEILLKASMHQYYPEPLLSDFEKQVAEKGIQAVMASIVVGNVGQTLKGEWDASVDFVKGVWNSAVDAADIGVMVMTPLVMPGNVTGKGFLERNETVEGIKQGIEKGVEKGARYVEIIKNAPDVKQGFINVGNEAKNDANYVWDSVTEPFAKKWDNFIPNPLTDTKQESYDAGYDSVKAVERAVDIFTVAKGGAKLARNLGKLGKEEASLSKGHKDVEEQSGGKSGPAALLGDTAKADSALAKAGDGKLKTHAISIPNSPASLERFLQSIAQKMNLGFGSFTPATAGGHWSFHGQGPDPHPTSKGSGDLSPERQKQKNALESGEYTGRSSGGAGNTYTPVEYQGKTKVDGQTKDISRRVYQRSDIDWNQVDPETGLTNLELMKKGRPPYWKDGTKVELHHTIQLEPGPMVELPASLHDEYSKILHGLVENGGSFRNNPALEKQYNNFRSKYWRWRAKQLEGKE, encoded by the coding sequence ATGAACGTATCACCAACAGCTCTCTTAACCTATCAGCATCTGAACTTTGTCTGGCCCTACGGCGACGTGCGCTTAAATCAGATTGAAATGACCCACGAGCTTGGAGAACACGCCAAATTGTGGATTACAGGCCGCATTCAGCCCGATCAGGAAGAGGCAATAATCTCCAGGGCGAGCAGTACAGATGAAATTGAACTCTGGTATACAGACACCCGCGGTCAGCATCCCTTATTCCTGGGGCAGTTGTACAGTGTAGAAATCGAGCATCTTCATCAGGAAATACAAGTCACGATCCAGGTCATCTCCCATAGCTTCAAGCTGGATACCGAACTCAAGAACAGGTCCTTTCAGCAAGTGAACCAACAATACGTTGATATCATTGATGCGATGCTGGCCGATTATTCCGGCTCGGATAAGTTGGATGAAGCGTTTGGAAACCAAACGACGAACCAATTCATCATGCAGTATCAGGAGACGGACTGGAGCTTTCTACAACGTCTGGCTTCCCATGCCGGAGCTATGCTTCTGCCCAATATCACCGCTCACCGGATTCAAATCTGGATCGGGATTCCGGAAGCACGGCGCCAGATCGCTTTAGAGGATGCGCCGTTTCGGATGTGGCGGCGGATTTCATCCTATTTCAACCATGCGGCTAACGGAAGGACCCCTACCTCGGCCAGCGACTATACAGGGTATACCTTCGAATGGCCTGAAATCTTGCAGCCGGGCGATGAAATCAAGCGCTCTAACCTCACCTACGTCATTACTAAACGGACCGGCACGATGACAAGCGGCGTCATGACCTGGTTGTATGAATGCGCCTTGCCTCAAGGCGTGACCGTTGCCAAAACCTATAATCAGACCCTCATTGGAGCGGCGATTGAAGGCAAAATACTGGAAGTGAGCCGCAATCAGGTTCGGCTGCATTTGGATATGGATGACCAGCAGGACCCTACAGATGCCCAGTGGTTCCCCTACTCCGCCGAAGGCAATCAGGTGTGGTATCTTATGCCGGAAAAAGGCGCGCAGGTGAAGCTGTATTTTCCCACCGCGGACGAAGACGATGCCATGGTTATTCAATCGGTACGCACAACACCGTCACATGCTGCTGCTCTCCCTTCCCCTCCTTCCCACACGATCCAAGGAGCAGCGACGGAAACGCCTGCCAAACGGCACAACCGTAAAATGGCCGATCCCGGAGTCAAATCCTTTGCGAATCCGCAGGGTAAAGAAGTGTCCTTAGGGAACTCGGAGCTGAACATAAGCGCTCAGGAAGGTTCGCTGTACATATCTATGAATACCGGTCACGGCGTGACTCTTCAGAGCACACAGAATATGTTGATTCAAGCGACAGGCAGCCTGAGTCTCTCCGCCGGAAGCATCTTGCTCAAGGGGACCGACAGCTTGCATCTAAATACAACAACCGACGCGCTGGACCTTGAAGAAGGCGTGAACAACCTTAGCTCGGAAATTTTGCTTAAGGCCTCGATGCATCAGTACTATCCGGAGCCGCTCTTATCTGATTTTGAGAAGCAGGTGGCTGAAAAGGGAATCCAAGCGGTTATGGCAAGTATTGTTGTTGGTAATGTAGGTCAAACGCTGAAGGGAGAATGGGATGCATCTGTCGATTTTGTGAAAGGAGTCTGGAACTCGGCTGTCGATGCAGCAGACATCGGGGTCATGGTCATGACTCCCTTGGTTATGCCTGGTAACGTCACAGGCAAAGGTTTTCTGGAACGTAACGAGACAGTAGAAGGGATTAAGCAGGGGATTGAGAAAGGCGTTGAGAAAGGTGCTCGGTATGTCGAAATCATTAAGAACGCACCTGACGTAAAACAAGGATTTATCAACGTTGGAAATGAAGCTAAAAATGACGCTAATTATGTATGGGATAGCGTGACAGAGCCTTTCGCAAAAAAATGGGATAACTTCATCCCCAACCCGTTGACCGATACCAAACAGGAAAGTTACGATGCGGGATATGACAGTGTAAAAGCTGTAGAACGTGCAGTAGATATATTTACGGTTGCTAAGGGAGGAGCTAAACTCGCTAGGAATCTAGGAAAGCTGGGCAAAGAAGAAGCCTCTCTGTCTAAAGGACACAAGGATGTGGAGGAACAAAGCGGCGGAAAAAGCGGCCCCGCTGCATTACTCGGGGACACAGCGAAAGCAGACTCCGCTCTAGCCAAGGCCGGAGATGGAAAATTGAAAACCCATGCCATCAGCATCCCGAACAGTCCCGCATCCTTGGAACGCTTTCTACAAAGCATAGCCCAAAAGATGAACCTGGGGTTTGGCTCCTTTACTCCTGCAACAGCCGGTGGACATTGGTCTTTCCACGGTCAGGGTCCTGACCCTCATCCGACCTCCAAGGGTTCGGGTGATCTCTCACCGGAAAGACAAAAGCAAAAAAATGCGCTAGAATCAGGGGAGTATACGGGTAGAAGTTCTGGGGGAGCGGGTAATACTTACACACCTGTCGAATACCAAGGTAAAACAAAGGTCGATGGACAGACGAAAGATATAAGTAGGCGTGTTTATCAGAGGAGCGATATTGATTGGAATCAAGTTGACCCAGAAACTGGGCTAACTAACCTTGAATTAATGAAAAAAGGCAGACCGCCGTATTGGAAAGATGGTACTAAAGTAGAACTTCACCATACCATCCAATTAGAACCAGGACCAATGGTAGAATTACCTGCTAGTTTACACGATGAATATAGTAAAATATTACATGGGTTAGTTGAAAATGGTGGTAGTTTCAGGAATAATCCTGCATTAGAAAAACAGTACAACAATTTCAGATCAAAGTACTGGAGATGGAGAGCCAAGCAACTTGAAGGGAAAGAGTAA
- a CDS encoding DUF4280 domain-containing protein has product MLLPILLRALVLGVLGEEYSYVVRGATLQCSQGTDPGVLNAMYSHGIYIKDKPVLNVADAIPGAHISKEYAFGLCERKYGLPCKPEIAFGTKWTQGKENVLIEGEHALLSKSTLICSCPGGGGIISILDDGQDS; this is encoded by the coding sequence ATGCTGCTGCCCATACTGCTCCGCGCGTTGGTACTTGGTGTACTTGGCGAAGAATATTCCTATGTGGTGAGAGGAGCCACTTTACAATGCAGTCAAGGTACAGACCCAGGGGTGCTGAATGCCATGTACAGCCATGGAATTTACATCAAGGATAAACCGGTCCTAAACGTTGCCGATGCCATACCCGGAGCGCATATCAGTAAGGAATACGCCTTTGGCTTATGTGAGCGGAAGTATGGTCTTCCCTGTAAACCCGAAATTGCTTTTGGGACCAAATGGACTCAGGGCAAAGAAAATGTGCTGATCGAGGGGGAACACGCCTTACTCAGCAAGTCCACTTTAATATGTTCTTGTCCAGGAGGCGGCGGCATCATCTCGATTCTGGATGACGGACAAGATAGTTAG
- a CDS encoding imm11 family protein, giving the protein MRHYYVLLDDSRISRNIAPVNTDLLKTPFVRMVPAQVLDVHAKAEAEYTDWLPFSASQLLLSDPMKRILELYNTQARFKQLYIVNREQSRQELYWIPHVPDIDVISGHTEFYPHDQTLKHLVLDSQKVRGHHFFRLSNVREPYYIVSLDAAESLLRRGLSGFRLQKVELS; this is encoded by the coding sequence ATGCGCCATTATTATGTGCTGCTCGATGACAGCCGTATTTCCCGTAACATTGCACCTGTGAATACCGACCTTTTAAAAACACCATTTGTTCGCATGGTCCCGGCTCAGGTTTTGGATGTTCATGCGAAGGCAGAGGCCGAGTATACGGATTGGCTGCCTTTTTCAGCCTCACAACTACTGCTTTCCGATCCCATGAAACGGATTTTAGAGCTCTACAATACACAAGCACGTTTTAAACAGTTGTATATCGTGAACCGGGAACAAAGCCGTCAGGAGCTATATTGGATTCCGCATGTCCCTGATATAGACGTAATTTCGGGGCATACCGAGTTTTATCCGCACGATCAAACCCTGAAACACCTTGTGCTGGATAGTCAAAAGGTCAGAGGACACCATTTTTTTCGGCTATCCAACGTAAGGGAACCTTATTACATTGTTAGCCTGGATGCTGCCGAAAGCTTGCTTCGCCGTGGTTTGAGCGGCTTCCGGTTGCAAAAGGTAGAACTTTCCTAA
- a CDS encoding pentapeptide repeat-containing protein produces the protein MDKQQALQHFYEHHYMPLLEIQMETLEAEFHHGKAQFISNFTASFQKLCSHILRMQQQGETEPIAYIHYSFLRTQILEQSCLYMVEAYSGKWYEDQADCRLSYDASWVYTHFTTMLEALEQDRKKYMGVLHAADIERLMLKATPFFHQFVSSIIHLAITEAVQLPEYKAIHKAKRLFIRTGEYKDISECVYVEDQEMPNTDEVRELLMQTNEEPYIYENLRNLFLPHLRVVEKDLRYNDFSQSDLRGSQFLSCVLMGSQWQEAHIEGGSFRGSLLSDADFRYSHLQGADFREASGQAYREQGHRVPGLCGIRFDFANLDEADFTDVHGFEYVSFEGASMYGTKVPRKYQQLWNLSDEQRKSIVWTE, from the coding sequence ATGGATAAACAACAAGCGCTTCAGCATTTTTACGAGCATCATTACATGCCCTTGCTGGAAATACAAATGGAGACATTGGAGGCAGAGTTTCACCATGGCAAGGCTCAATTTATTTCGAATTTTACGGCATCCTTTCAGAAGCTATGCTCTCATATTCTGAGGATGCAGCAGCAAGGGGAAACAGAACCCATTGCCTATATACACTATTCTTTTTTGCGAACTCAGATCCTGGAGCAATCCTGCTTGTACATGGTTGAGGCTTATTCTGGCAAATGGTATGAAGATCAAGCCGACTGTCGGTTATCCTATGACGCCTCCTGGGTCTATACCCATTTTACGACCATGCTGGAAGCCCTTGAACAAGATCGGAAGAAATACATGGGTGTACTCCATGCGGCCGATATCGAACGACTGATGCTGAAAGCCACACCCTTTTTCCACCAATTTGTGAGTTCCATCATTCACTTGGCGATTACAGAAGCCGTGCAGCTCCCAGAGTACAAGGCCATTCATAAGGCGAAACGTTTGTTCATTCGTACTGGCGAATATAAGGATATCAGCGAATGTGTATATGTTGAGGATCAAGAAATGCCCAATACGGACGAAGTAAGAGAACTACTGATGCAGACGAATGAAGAGCCATATATCTATGAAAATTTAAGAAATCTTTTTCTTCCTCATCTGCGCGTCGTTGAAAAAGACCTGAGATATAACGATTTCAGCCAAAGTGATTTGCGGGGAAGCCAATTTCTTTCCTGCGTATTGATGGGAAGCCAGTGGCAAGAAGCACATATCGAAGGGGGCAGCTTTCGCGGCTCTCTGCTCAGCGATGCCGATTTTAGGTACAGTCATTTGCAGGGAGCCGATTTCAGAGAAGCCAGCGGACAAGCTTATCGGGAACAAGGTCACCGTGTACCCGGCCTGTGTGGCATACGCTTTGACTTCGCCAATCTGGACGAGGCGGATTTCACGGATGTGCATGGTTTTGAGTACGTCTCCTTTGAGGGAGCCTCAATGTACGGAACCAAAGTCCCGCGAAAATACCAACAGCTATGGAATCTCAGTGATGAACAGCGTAAGTCCATCGTGTGGACGGAGTAA